GCATATACCCGATGACCCGGGGTTTTATGAAAAATATTACTTCACTCCCGGTGATCTAGGTTTTAAACCCATAGAGACTTCTATAGGTAAATTAGGCGTGTTAATTTGCTGGGATCAATGGTTTCCAGAAGCAGCCAGATTAATGGCTTTAGCTGGCGCAGAAATTTTAATATACCCTACAGCGATAGGCTGGGATCAGCTGGACTCAAAAGAAGAACAGCAACGCCAACTGGATGCCTGGATTACTATTCAACGCTCTCATGCAGTTGCCAATGGTATTCCGGTTATTGCCTGCAATCGGGTAGGCTTTGAACAAGCACCTGATTCAGCAACAGGAATAAACTTCTGGGGGAATAGTTTTATTGCCGGCCCTCAAGGCGAAATAAAAACCCAGGCTAATGATTCAGAAACAAAACTGTTAACGGCAAAGATTGACAGATCTCATACTGAGCGGGTCAGACAAATATGGCCCTATTTACGTGACCGTAGAATTGATGCTTATGGTGATTTAAGCAAACGTTTTATCGATTAACAATAACAGCAACCCGTCTTATAAATTTGTAAGACGGATTCGTCTACCTCTAAGTGCTTAGCAAACTCTAAATTTCAAATTCAGAGCGGTCTCGACCTTCATTCATAAAGGTTTGCAACCATGTCGGCATTACCCCGCGACCTGTCCATGTTTTTTCCGGATCATTGGGATGACGATATTTAACCGCCACTTTACTACCTTTACGCGCTGGTTTTTTATCCGTTTCGTATATATCTACTGCAACATCAATAGATGCAGCTAAGTCTTTAATCTGCGCTATGACGTCTTTACGCTTATTTGCTTGAATAATTTTTAACGCTTTTTCTGCGTTATCAATAATGGCCTGTAATTCACTTTCTGAAAGACTTTGATAATCGGTCATTGTTCCCTTAATAATAAAAATTTTTGAATAATGTTACCGTAATGAGCATGTGTTTTTAAAAGTCATATTTGTTATAAATAAGCTAACTATTAATTATTTTATAATGTTTTAGATTCAGCGCCACACTTATTCATAATTAATACTAAAATCTATCTGATTTAATATCTGACCGGATTCATCAACCAACCTTGCAATCCAATTAGTTTTTATATTATAAATAAATAACTGTCTACTTGATGTCCGCCAATTATCATTTGATATATTAACTTTTTTTCTGGTGATAAGCGTACCATCGAGTAGCCACTCATGATAAATCGTGCGGTCTTTCATTCCCGATAATTCAACAAAATAATAAATCGACGTTGATTTTGTTTTACTCAACGTTAAAGGCAGTGTTATTTTACCTACCGGTTCATTATTATTAATATTAAAAGTCAGTAACGCTCTGGTAATGGTTATGTTTTTATTAAAATCCATGTTTGGCTTAACCGGTATCTTAATAACTTCTTCAGACAATACAGCTTGGGATTTTAAATCGGTATTTTCAGCATTCGGCTTAAAAAAAAACCACAATGCCGTTATCAATAAAATAACACCGAGCAAAGCCAATAATATCCGTTTAATATTCCATTCCGTTATTATTTTTGATGTGGAAAGACCATCCTCGGTTTTTTTACCATTACCGGGATATTTAACCTTAATTACAATACTTTTTTTGTCTTCCATAAAATGGCCTGATGAATGTCGCTATCAAGTACGATAGCAAATTAAACGTGTTTATCTTCCTCATTAGTGCGAACAAGAAGATGGATATCGAAAGCCATATAAGGTTCAACACAACAAATTTAAACCAGAGCTCGGCAGGTTTTTTATGCATACCGAATCTATTTTTTATACCGGGCAAGCTACTGTAGAACCGAAATTTAAAGCAGTAACGGGGTTGCTCCGTTACTGCATTTTTCGCTAAACCTTGTGATAAATATCAGCACCTTCATCAAGAAACTGTTTGGATTTTTCATTCATGCCTTTAATTAACGCCTCTTGCTCATCTTTAATGCCTTTTTCCTTTGCATAATCACGCACATCCTGACTGATTTTCATCGAGCAAAAATGCGGACCACACATGGAACAAAAATGGGCAACTTTTGCTGAATCTTTCGGCAAGGTTTCATCATGAAATTCACGGGCTTTTTCAGGATCAAGTCCAATATTAAACTGATCTTCCCAACGAAACTCAAAACGGGCTTTAGACATCGCATTATCACGGGCTTGGGCGCCAGGATGACCTTTTGCCAAATCAGCCGCATGAGCGGCAATTTTGTAAGTTACAATGCCTTCACGGACATCCTGCTTATTCGGCAAACCCAAATGTTCTTTTTGGGTAACATAACAAAGCATGGCACAACCATACCAACCGATATTTGCAGCACCTATAGCTGACGTAATATGATCATAACCGGGAGCAATATCCGTAGTCAATGGCCCCAAGGTATAAAAAGGCGCTTCTCCACATTCTTCCAGTTGCTTTTCCATATTGACTTTAATCATATGCAAAGGTACATGACCCGGACCTTCAATCATGGTTTGCACATCGTGTTTCCAGGCGATTTTTGTTAATTCGCCCAAGGTTTCCAGCTCACCAAATTGCGCTTCATCATTGGCATCATAGATTGATCCCGGACGTAAACCGTCACCTAATGAAAAAGAGACATCATAAGCTTTCATAATTTCGCAGATTTCTTCAAAATGCGTATACAGAAAACTTTCTGTATGGTGTGCCAGACACCATTTAGCCATGATGGAGCCGCCACGCGAAACAATACCCGTCATACGTTTTGCCGTTAAAGGTACATGGTGCAAGCGGACTCCGGCATGGATAGTAAAGTAATCTACGCCCTGCTCTGCCTGCTCGATCAAGGTATCACGAAAGATTTCCCACGTCAGGTCTTCAGCTTTACCATTCACTTTTTCCAACGCTTGATAAATTGGCACGGTACCGATAGGCACTGGTGAATTACGTAAAATCCATTCACGGGTTTCATGAATATTTTTACCGGTCGATAAATCCATGATGGTATCGCCGCCCCAACGTATACCCCAGAGCATTTTTTCCACTTCTTCATCGATAGAGGAAGTAACTGCCGAATTGCCTAAATTACCATTAATTTTTACCAGAAAATTACGACCTATAATCATCGGTTCCAATTCAGGATGATTAATGTTGGCTGGAATAATCGCCCTGCCTCTGGCTACTTCATCACGGACAAATTCAGCAGTAATGGCTTCAGGTATTGAGGCACCAAAAGAATCTCCAGGATGTTGACCTTTCCACAAATGGCGCATTTCTTCCATTTTCTGGTTTTCACGAATGGCGATAAATTCCATTTCCGGAGTAATGATACCCAGGCGTGCATAATGCATTTGCGATACATTGGCACCGGCTTTGGCACGACGTGGTTTACGGATATGTTCAAAACGCAGATCAGCGGTCGCCGGATCTTCCAGACGCTGACGGCCAAAATCAGAACTGGGACCTGTTAATTCTTCAGTATCATTTCTTTCTTCAATCCAGGCTGATCGAATTGAACCCAAGCCTTTTTTTAAATCAACCTCGACATTGGGGTCAGTATAAACACCGGAAGTATCGTAAACATAAAGCGGGCCGTTTTTTTCTACAGCACCAAAGTGAACCGGCGTGTCGGATAAGGTAATCTTACGCATGGGGACTTGTATGTCAGGGCGACTGCCTTGTACATAGATTTTTTCTGATGCGGGATAGGAATCAATTTTTACACTACCGGCAGTAGTCTCAGTAACATCTTTTAAAACAGCGCTCATAGCTTTACTCCAATAACAATAAAACAAGGCGCAGGGAAGTTGGGGCTTTCCTACGCCGGTATTAACCGGGGTCAGGTTCAAAGGGTTTCTCTCAGCCTCTCGTTTCTGCGCAATGCGTGGAAACAGGGAAGCACCCCTAGCCTTTACGGATGTGGCACTAAGTTAAAGTATAATGCTCCGGATTGCAAGTATAGTCAGCATCATTATTCTTGTAAACGCCTTATAAAACAAATGGTTTTAATCCAGCGAATTAACGCCTTTTTAAGTATCGGTAAGCTTAATAATCAATGATTTACATTTAATCATAGCGATATTTTTAGGATATTTGAGGCATTTTTTATATCATAGTCGGTCGAAAGTGATTGATTATTGATTGGCAAAAAGATGATAAGCTCATTTTTGCCCTGCTCATACACTGTAAATAAACTATTTAGTTAGGATGGTCTGTGAAAATTTCTGTTGTTGTTCCCGTTCATAATGAAGCCGACAATATTGTCCCTTTAATTGAAGAGATAGTTAGTGCGATGAGTCAGGCTAAAGCCTATGAAATTATTTATGTTGATGACGGGAGTAACGACCAGACAACAGCCGTTCTAAAACAGGCACTTCAAGATTTTAAGGCACTGAAAGTCATTCGACATGAGCAAAGTTGCGGACAAAGCACCGCTATTCATACCGGTGTTAAAGCGGCAAACTACCCCTGGATTGCTACTCTGGATGGTGATGGTCAAAATGATCCTGCCGATATTCCCCGTTTATATGAAGTTTTAACACGAGAAAGAGAAACAATCGACAATTTATGGATGGTTGCCGGATGGCGAAATAAACGTCATGACTCTGCTTGGCGGCTTTTTTCATCCAAACTGGCTAACGGAGTACGGGCTCGCTTGCTGGGAGATAATACCCCTGACACTGGTTGCGGCTTAAAGGTATTTTCAAGGGATCGTTTTTTGGGTTTACCTTATTTCGATCATATGCATCGTTTTTTACCCGCCTTGATTCTAAGGTCCGGTGGCCAGGTAATTTCTGAGCCGGTAAATCATAGATCCAGAACAAGCGGTCAATCAAAATACGGGACTTTAGATCGTCTTTGGGCGGGGATTATTGATTTATCCGGGGTCATTTGGCTACAGAACCGCGCAAAACTGCCAGTAATTAAAGAAGTCGAAGAGTAACGCAGCTCGATTTTTTAGATAAAAATACTTTAATTTTTTAATCGCCACGAGAAACACGAAGAAAAATAAAACTTCGTGTTCCCGGCAGTGGTACTTATAACGTGCCGTACTACCCGTTATTACATTTTATACTTTTTGGTTAACTCTTTAAGGTAAGCTAAAAAACCATCTTTTAATTCTCTGTTCAATAATGCCAGCTCTACATTCGCTATTAAAAACCCCAGCTTGGAGCCACAATCATAACGTGTACCTTCGAACTCGTAAGCCAACACGGGTTCATCATTTAATAAATCAGCAATGGCATCAGTTAACTGAATTTCACCACCAGCGCCCCTGCCTGTTTTTTTGATTTTATCAAAAATTGCCGGCGTTAAAATATACCGACCCACTACAGCCAAATCTGAGGGGGCATCTTCCGGCTTTGGTTTCTCAACAATTATTTCTATTGGTGCTGATTTTTCTGAAAAATCGGCAGTTTTAACAATACCATAAC
Above is a window of Methylobacter sp. S3L5C DNA encoding:
- a CDS encoding carbon-nitrogen hydrolase — translated: MKPILIVSTVQQPCNEDGQTNLEFSIAKIHEAAAANADLVVLPELHLGPYFCQNEDYNNFDLAQEIPGPATEILSTVAKKLKIVIVSTIFEKRAPGLYHNTAVVFDKDGSIAGKYRKMHIPDDPGFYEKYYFTPGDLGFKPIETSIGKLGVLICWDQWFPEAARLMALAGAEILIYPTAIGWDQLDSKEEQQRQLDAWITIQRSHAVANGIPVIACNRVGFEQAPDSATGINFWGNSFIAGPQGEIKTQANDSETKLLTAKIDRSHTERVRQIWPYLRDRRIDAYGDLSKRFID
- a CDS encoding H-NS family nucleoid-associated regulatory protein, whose translation is MTDYQSLSESELQAIIDNAEKALKIIQANKRKDVIAQIKDLAASIDVAVDIYETDKKPARKGSKVAVKYRHPNDPEKTWTGRGVMPTWLQTFMNEGRDRSEFEI
- a CDS encoding DUF2914 domain-containing protein, whose translation is MEDKKSIVIKVKYPGNGKKTEDGLSTSKIITEWNIKRILLALLGVILLITALWFFFKPNAENTDLKSQAVLSEEVIKIPVKPNMDFNKNITITRALLTFNINNNEPVGKITLPLTLSKTKSTSIYYFVELSGMKDRTIYHEWLLDGTLITRKKVNISNDNWRTSSRQLFIYNIKTNWIARLVDESGQILNQIDFSINYE
- the thiC gene encoding phosphomethylpyrimidine synthase ThiC, with translation MSAVLKDVTETTAGSVKIDSYPASEKIYVQGSRPDIQVPMRKITLSDTPVHFGAVEKNGPLYVYDTSGVYTDPNVEVDLKKGLGSIRSAWIEERNDTEELTGPSSDFGRQRLEDPATADLRFEHIRKPRRAKAGANVSQMHYARLGIITPEMEFIAIRENQKMEEMRHLWKGQHPGDSFGASIPEAITAEFVRDEVARGRAIIPANINHPELEPMIIGRNFLVKINGNLGNSAVTSSIDEEVEKMLWGIRWGGDTIMDLSTGKNIHETREWILRNSPVPIGTVPIYQALEKVNGKAEDLTWEIFRDTLIEQAEQGVDYFTIHAGVRLHHVPLTAKRMTGIVSRGGSIMAKWCLAHHTESFLYTHFEEICEIMKAYDVSFSLGDGLRPGSIYDANDEAQFGELETLGELTKIAWKHDVQTMIEGPGHVPLHMIKVNMEKQLEECGEAPFYTLGPLTTDIAPGYDHITSAIGAANIGWYGCAMLCYVTQKEHLGLPNKQDVREGIVTYKIAAHAADLAKGHPGAQARDNAMSKARFEFRWEDQFNIGLDPEKAREFHDETLPKDSAKVAHFCSMCGPHFCSMKISQDVRDYAKEKGIKDEQEALIKGMNEKSKQFLDEGADIYHKV
- a CDS encoding glycosyltransferase family 2 protein is translated as MKISVVVPVHNEADNIVPLIEEIVSAMSQAKAYEIIYVDDGSNDQTTAVLKQALQDFKALKVIRHEQSCGQSTAIHTGVKAANYPWIATLDGDGQNDPADIPRLYEVLTRERETIDNLWMVAGWRNKRHDSAWRLFSSKLANGVRARLLGDNTPDTGCGLKVFSRDRFLGLPYFDHMHRFLPALILRSGGQVISEPVNHRSRTSGQSKYGTLDRLWAGIIDLSGVIWLQNRAKLPVIKEVEE